TCATGCAGCATGGCGTACTCTTCATATTGCCTGGGATTGCGCGTGGGGTCAATGACGGCAATCTCGGCATCGCTCATGATGATGTATGAGTAATGGGCCAGGCCCTTGTCTTCAAACTGCTCTATTTTCATAGGAATGGAATTTACGGAGGATGAATGAGGCAAAGTTGGTATTTTCAGGTGGTATTTCATAGATGACGTTCATCACCTTCGCAGATTCCTTTTTGGCCTCTTTTCCAGAAAACAGCCTAAAAACTACCCACTTCGGCTGAAGACAAGATCTGGCGCAGACGCTACATTCTGTCTGCTACTTCGTTCAGGGTCTGCACTTTGTCCAAGCGCCGCTGCTTCTGCGGCTGTCTGCCCCGGCGGTTCTACCCATGCCCGCCTGGGTTGGCGAACTTTAGAAATAGGCAGGTTTTCATAACTTGTAGGCAGGCTTTTTAGTTATGTCTTATACGGGCATCTTTCACCAGATACCGTTTTTTAGCGCAAAACCTTTACATTCAGGCAACTGGGTGCAGGCAATGCCGAAGACAACTCCTTCACCTACCTCATACAAGAACCTATGCAAGAACCAAAAGGCACCTTGATCGCGTTGGGCGGCGGCGATGATGACGGCTTAATCAACCTCATACGCGGCGAAATCTGCAGCAAAGACTCTAACATTGAGGTGATCACCACCGCCACGCTGGAGCCTCTGGAGTCTGGCCAGGCGTACAAAGAGGCCTTTGAGGAACTGGGCTGCAGCAGCGTGCGCTTCATGCACATAGATGAAGACAACCTAGCCGACAAACCCGAGTACCTGGACCGCATTGCCCGTGCCGAGGTCATTTTCTTTACCGGCGGCAACCAGCTGCGCTTAAAGGAGTTCCTGGCCAACACCAACCTGCACGCCCTCATGCTCCAGCGGTATCAATATGACGAGGTGACCATTGCCGGCACCAGCGCCGGGGCCGCCGCCATGTCTGACCGCATGATCTACGAAGGCTACGGCTACTATTCCCTGCTCAAAGGCGAAACCAAAACCACCGAAGGCCTTTCCTTTATC
The nucleotide sequence above comes from Nibribacter ruber. Encoded proteins:
- a CDS encoding cyanophycinase, whose product is MQEPKGTLIALGGGDDDGLINLIRGEICSKDSNIEVITTATLEPLESGQAYKEAFEELGCSSVRFMHIDEDNLADKPEYLDRIARAEVIFFTGGNQLRLKEFLANTNLHALMLQRYQYDEVTIAGTSAGAAAMSDRMIYEGYGYYSLLKGETKTTEGLSFIQNVFIDTHFTERGRFGRLAHAVTKRPEFVGIGLGEETGVIIKSGNHVEVFGNGVVTIMDGSHVRYTNLNEVEEGDPIAIENLTMHLLVEGHEYCLKDRFFRKLSQQKKKSVLK